From the Nodularia sp. NIES-3585 genome, one window contains:
- a CDS encoding RNA polymerase sigma factor SigF codes for MATGESSMRIDGMELLHSYHQTPSIKLRNQLVQVHTGLVRKIAHKFSHQCNEPYEDLEQIGYFGLIRAIERFDPSQGYAFSSFAVPYIRGEMLHFLRDRSSLLKIPRRWQELYNEGQKVRKELAVSLGRSPRDTEIADQLQVSVQEWQETKLASQNRMPLSLDATAVHYVDCQITLGEALPCPRSFALQQQDEERQQLQGAINMLEEKPRMAVEMVFLKELSRKDAAKNIGTSPMTVTRYLQKGIQDLICYLQPQTVSTGY; via the coding sequence ATGGCAACAGGTGAGTCCTCTATGCGAATTGATGGTATGGAGCTATTGCACTCATACCACCAAACTCCTTCTATTAAACTTCGTAATCAACTCGTACAGGTACATACTGGCTTAGTCAGAAAGATAGCTCATAAATTCAGTCATCAATGTAATGAACCTTATGAAGATTTAGAACAAATTGGTTATTTTGGCTTAATTAGAGCCATTGAACGCTTCGATCCTAGCCAAGGATATGCGTTTAGTTCCTTTGCTGTGCCATACATTCGAGGTGAGATGCTGCACTTTTTACGCGATCGCAGTAGTCTATTAAAAATCCCCCGTCGTTGGCAAGAACTGTACAACGAAGGGCAAAAAGTTCGCAAAGAATTAGCAGTTTCTTTGGGTCGCTCTCCCAGAGATACAGAAATTGCTGACCAACTCCAAGTCTCTGTACAAGAGTGGCAAGAAACCAAGTTGGCATCTCAAAATCGGATGCCTTTAAGTTTAGATGCTACCGCAGTCCATTATGTTGATTGCCAAATCACACTAGGTGAGGCGCTTCCTTGTCCTCGTTCTTTTGCCCTTCAACAGCAAGATGAAGAACGGCAACAACTCCAAGGAGCAATAAATATGTTAGAAGAGAAGCCCCGAATGGCAGTGGAAATGGTCTTTCTCAAAGAACTTTCTCGCAAGGATGCTGCGAAGAACATTGGCACTAGTCCCATGACGGTTACGCGATATTTGCAAAAAGGCATTCAGGATCTAATTTGCTATTTACAGCCACAAACAGTGTCAACAGGTTATTAA